One genomic window of Cottoperca gobio chromosome 10, fCotGob3.1, whole genome shotgun sequence includes the following:
- the f9a gene encoding coagulation factor IXa — MALVSLSVLCWLLLDFQLIYGAPAPASGPVFLSAQAADRVLRRHRRDNTGVFEELLQGNLERECVEEMCDLEEAREIFENDDKTMSFWVGYVDGDQCKSSPCLNQGSCKDHHGYYTCTCPSGFTGKNCEIIIAKRCDLNNGDCMHFCESMGTFGAKCSCARGYRLMQDSVSCEPEAEFPCGRNALAEVSGVYTRSLFYLQNTTTLTNTTTTTTTTTSPSSTPASTPAPSLATNDSVKTQFQNTFLVNPDAEVPTEELLKPYRRIVGGTVVIPGEIPWQVALIERPSGLLYCGGSILSERWVITAAHCLVETQRSFFIRVGEHDSYISEGTEQDHEVLEQYIHPRYNHSVSLYNHDIALLYLKSPITFSTTVRPICIGPMAFTEALVKKSSPATVSGWGKTLFLGLTPETLHKVKVPFIDRTECKRSSSARITPVMFCAGYYDEGKDACQGDSGGPHTNSIHHTWFLTGIVSWGEECAKEGKYGVYTRMSLYYRWINHVMGLTEHRMEDDVDEPDPEV; from the exons ATGGCACTAGTTTCTCTATCTGTCTTGTGTTGGCTGCTTTTGGACTTTCAGCTGATCTATGGag CCCCAGCTCCAGCCTCAGGCCCGGTGTTCCTGTCCGCTCAGGCAGCCGACAGAGTCCTGCGGAGACACAGACGCGACAACACTGGTGTGTTTGAGGAGTTACTGCAGGGCAACttggagagagagtgtgtagaGGAAATGTGTGACCTGGAAGAGGCCAGGGAGATATTTGAGAATGATGACAAGACG ATGAGCTTCTGGGTGGGATATGTAG ATGGCGATCAGTGTAAATCGAGCCCGTGTCTGAACCAGGGGTCCTGCAAAGACCACCACGGCTACTACACCTGCACATGTCCGTCTGGCTTCACTGGCAAGAACTGTGAGATCA TTATAGCAAAAAGGTGTGACTTGAACAACGGAGACTGTATGCACTTCTGTGAGTCAATGGGAACCTTTGGCGCAAAATGCTCCTGTGCGAGAGGATACAGGCTGATGCAGGACTCGGTTAGCTGTGAACCAGAAG CTGAATTTCCATGTGGCAGAAATGCGCTGGCAGAAGTGAGTGGAGTATATACAAGGTCTCTGTTCTACCTGCAGAACACCACGACACTgaccaacaccaccaccaccaccactactactacatcCCCTTCCTCAACTCCAGCCAGTACCCCGGCACCTTCTCTTGCCACAAATGACTCTGTAAAAACGCAAttccaaaatacatttttggttaACCCTGACGCTGAGGTCCCCACTGAGGAGCTGCTGAAACCTTACAGACGCATCGTAGGTGGTACTGTGGTAATCCCAGGAGAGATCCCATGGCAG GTAGCCTTGATAGAGCGTCCCAGTGGTCTATTGTATTGTGGGGGCTCCATTCTCAGCGAGCGGTGGGTTATCACTGCTGCTCACTGCCTGGTGGAGACACAACGCTCCTTCTTCATCAGAGTAG GGGAGCATGACAGCTACATCAGCGAGGGCACAGAGCAGGATCACGAGGTGTTGGAGCAGTACATACACCCTCGCTACAACCACAGTGTGAGCTTGTACAACCACGACATCGCCCTGCTGTACCTCAAAAGCCCCATCACCTTCTCCACAACGGTCCGACCCATCTGCATAGGGCCCATGGCTTTTACTGAGGCCCTAGTGAAGAAGTCTTCCCCGGCCACGGTCAGCGGCTGGGGCAAGACACTCTTCCTCGGGCTCACGCCTGAGACATTGCATAAGGTCAAGGTTCCCTTCATAGATCGGACGGAGTGTAAGCGGAGCAGCAGCGCCAGGATCACACCCGTCATGTTTTGCGCAGGATACTATGATGAGGGCAAGGATGCCTGTCAGGGGGACAGTGGAGGGCCTCACACCAACAGCATTCACCACACATGGTTCCTTACGGGCATTGTGAGTTGGGGGGAAGAATGTGCAAAGGAGGGGAAATATGGTGTGTACACCCGGATGTCCCTTTACTACAGGTGGATTAACCATGTTATGGGGTTGACTGAACACAGGATGGAAGATGATGTGGATGAACCGGACCCTGAAGTTTAA